GCGTTGGAGAGACTAAATGGAACTAAATGAATTGGGTGTCAATGTCAAATTAAACCGTTTAGCCAAATTGTCCGCGACGACGTAATCCTGCATTGCCATCTCTCGGAATACATGTGTATTGTGAGCTGCACTTTGTCTCTGCAGCCCACCAACACGCGGCAAACAATTTATTGCAGACCTGCAGCGCCACCAAATGGCAAAATTGGTCATTGCATAATACAAATACACTCGATGGGACTACTGTATTATATTGTTTTTGCACCGTTATTGTCAGAAATTCATCTATTAATACAGTTATTAATCAAATGGAATTGGTTATCGTCTATAAATTTTGTTAACTTAAATttgctcatcttttttttaattaaccttATTCAAAAGTACAAGTATACAAATAACGTTGTATACAATGTTGAACAAACACATGCCAAATACGTAAGTCACGTACATTCAGAAAGTTTAttactgatatatatatatatatatatatactgattGTTTTTAAAGGCTTTTTGTCAGTGAGCTACTAATCAATTTTATATAAGATACAGTATCATGATGAAAGTGTTTAAAATTTGGTTTTTGGTTgctttatttgcatttgtggaGATAGAATTTAGCTAAGATGATCAACAAGTTTATAGTGAAATATACAGTTTGCTttctacaataaaataaaacattctccCATTTAAACTGCtcatttaatttattgcaaatttttcAAGTATAATTTTACATTTCACAACTCAAAGCATAAAGGATAAACTAAATACTTTATTTAGCATCCTGAgatgtttaagaaaaaaaaagattttttgccAAAATATGAATTCGACCATTATTTTAAAACGGTGACGATATAAATTACGTTTGCTAACCGTGCCGTTCGCAGTCGGTACCACGTGATTATGCGTGACGTAATTGATCATGTGATCTCTGCTTGAAGCAAAGAGAAGGGAAAATGTCGCCTACTGGCTGGTCGCGGATGCGGGCACTGTCCTTCGTTGTGTCCGTCCTCGTTTTCCTCTGCACGACCGGTAAGAATTGTGAAATAATAGACGCCATCGGTTAATCTGATCTCCTTTAGTTTTAGTATAAGTGTAACATTACCGAGTCGTGTCGTTAAAGCGGATCACCGTCGGCTAACTGAGCTAACAATGATAGCGTCGTCGATAGGTTCATTCATTTAACACTAATTTCTTTTTATATTGATGTGATGCGTCTATGCGGGGTTTTCCCATTTTACTGTGTTGTTGATAGGTTTACCTCACAGGTTGTTACTCGCTTGCCATTTTAGCGTTGTTAATTGGGGAACATTccattattgcaaaaaaaaaacaacaaacaaacaaaaaaacaaaaacgtattataTGGGAAATATTTTTCCCCTAAAGTGCGCTTCACCATTGTTTTGACTAGGCATTAATACACCAAGGTTATGAGATATGTATTATTGCTTTAGAGTAGTTCTTTCCTCTATGGATTGTGAGTCATGTGACAGGCCACGGAACAAGTTCCTCGCCGTCTTTCCGTCACGAGTTTCTGCCAGCCTcatgttattacaaaaaaaggaacGAAAAACAATACTCATTTTTGATGGGGAATTTGATATTTGATGCAAATTACGTATTGCGCCATTTTGGTTCATACATACACATTCGTCAGAATACCTAAGAATCAATAATTATGATTataaaaagcacattttccATTACATGTGACTTTTTAAGATCTTTTCTCCATTCCATCATGTGCAGATGTCCATGGGGATGAATTGACGGTGTTGCAAGCTCCAGAGTTTGTGTCCTTCCAGAAAGGACACTGGCCCATCTCTGGCGAGAAAATTCCCGACCTAGTGGCCCTAACCATGGGCTTCTCTGTTCAAGAGGTGACATGGCTGTTTATTATCAACCAGTCGAAGCTCTGCCACAATTATAAACCTTTACAAAGGAAAGCCTTTTAGTAAGCGTGTGTCTTGAATCCATTCAGGATCTGTCTTGGCCTGGCCTGCAGGCTGGCCCCTTGTTCCAGCGTCCCCGTGCTAATGTTCTGATCGTGGTTCGAGGAGCCGATGGCCTCGCCTTGCCTCAGGGTGTGGCCTCCTATCCCTTGGAGAATGTGAGTCATTCTGGATCTGGATTACAAACGAAACGGACCTCTGGTAGCTAATTGTGAGATTTTGCTTATTTCTTCCCAGCCGGTGCCCTTCACTCTGGATAGTGTCGCAGAGACGGTGCACTCCCTGTTCGCCGAGGACACGCCTGTCGTGCTGCAACTCGCACCCAGTGAAGAGGTACAAACGTGGTCATAACATTATTGAACCTCACAACTTGGACTTGAAGCTAACATGTTTGATGTCAACAATTTTGGGGAACCTTCAGCCCAGTGAGTATCTTAAAGtaccattttttgacaataatatattctatgcagccccactagtctaaatatgttattctgtttaatattgcattagtgcagtgcttctcaattattttctgtcatgcccactaggaagaagaaaacatctcgcgccccccaccccccatacgCTTCGTCATATTTCCTCGTCTGAGCTTTCGGGCGACTTTCGTTTGTCTCTTTATTTCCgtctctctccgcctgtcttctcatccctgttaccggtaaatattttttcatggtgtcacttgagggtctgctacacttcgtgcctacacttcatactcttactctgtgctgtgtgcaaagcgcgcatgcttactgcaaacaaaacccctacaccacagagcgaatgctccctgcgcacactctgccaatgagagcgccactgccccctaatgtagtggaggtgcaattgcactttattctaagactgtaaaaataaataaataaaataaaataaagaagcatgttccccgaggtcaaacgcgcctcGTGCCCCCCTGGGggcggcccgccccactatttgagaagcactgcattagtggaatgtgagttaagcagcaaaatccagctgtttttaatcaatctcagggggcggccattttgccacttgctgttgactgaagatgacataaatgctgtaacaatcaatcacagcgcagcttaagaaaacaggtgagctgtgattggtcgttgcctgctgagcaacattgatgtcatcatcagttgacagcaagtgacaaaatggctgccctctgaaatggataaaaacggctggattttgcttcatgactcatattccacaaatgtaatattaatcagaatgtcatgtttaggctagtaaggtcacatataacacattattgccaagaaatgtttcaggttgacttccactttaagaagGAAGGTGCAACTTTTTTCTTGGATAATGGGAAATGGGTCAATATTGCCACTTTTCCATTAGCCCCAAACAAAACCACATGGTCTCTGTTGCTTTTCTATTACATTTATTGCAAGTTAAAGGCTCTTGTATGGTGATTCGCAAAgcatgggctccctctagtggaacCCGAAAGAACAATGtttgattttcaaaatgtagtCACAGACAATTTTTATATAACTTATGTgcacaattaaatcaatatgtatgtatgtttttgttttgttttttttattctgattaTGAGCAATGTTTATGTTCAAAGTGACCTATGACCCATAATGTTGCAGTGACCCTGTAAAGTCAtttttgtgatgattatttaaaaaaataaaataaataaataaaacttaaaatcTGTGCAGCCCACTGCtgaatactactaataatattggTTATGATAGATTTTTCTGTTTTGAGAAGtactaatttatttgttttgttttgttttttcaatatttttatttgttattattattattttaattatttgtttatgaGAGCTACTGTATATGTGACGTGCACCAGTGTGCTGATCATGCATCTTTTGTGTCCTCCATTAGAGGCTGTACATGCTGGGCAAAGCCAACGCCGTGTTTGAGGATCTGCCGGTTACCTTGCAGCAGATCCGAGGCCGCCTGTCACAAGATGGCTCCGTGCTGGCCACCCTGCCCCTCAACTCCCTCAGCAGGAACGCAGAGGTCACTTTCCATTAGCACCACCGTACCACACAAGAGCTACAGCTGGTCTAAGCTCGCTTCTGTCGTGTGTCACGTCTGCAGGCTGATTTGCTGTTCCTCTCCGAGATCCAAGTCctgcatgacatcacagctcTGGTGAGTTGTCACTTCTGCACCCCTCCTAACGTCCGTCCTCTTCACGATGGCACTTTCTGTCACAGCTGCAAAGGCACAGGCATCTGGCCAAGGACCACTCTCCAGACCTTTACTCCCTGGAGCTGTCAGGCCTGGAGGAACTGAGCCGCGTCTACGGACAGGACTCTCCCCAGTACCGCGATGCCATCGCCATTCTCTCCTCCGTCCTGCAGAAGGTAaaagaggagaaggaggagaccTCCAAATCGTCGCTTTAGGCTCcataactatttttttgttttgtagtttgGAGAGGACGTGTACGGTCTCTATGGCAACAGCGCCGTAGTGGAGGTTGTGACTGTGAAGAACTTTGAGGCTCCTGTCACCAGGAAATCTCGATCCATTTTGGAATCAAAACAGATCGTAAGTCCATATTGTGTGCAGAAGACTTCTTCCTACTCTACAGAGAGcgtaattaaatataataataataataataataataataataataataataataatcatcatcataaattAAATTGAAAGCCCTCcacaaatcatttttaaaaagcacttaTTAGGAAAGCAGCTATTACATGTAccttttgttttcttatttctttttcctttttccacaaataatGCAATAATGGtacttcactcattcactcgcagcaattttcactgaagcgacccccttcgctcccggctgttttactggattttgactgaattttgcaaggaccacagaatattgaaaaaaagaaagattagtctcctctttcatcaaaaaaagtatatttctgtttctgttttgcagcaattagcattagaatatagctcagtcaatattcacattcctggtgaaaacactgacaaaaagagcttgttgcaacatggccctggttgatctattattctctgctggccgtttttgtgataactaccattgcttcaaccgttgtctgcagttcagaggctgcatcaaagccttttgtatgctcagtctagcataaaaaaacccagtataaatatgtctttgggacactttaaaacatttaaaatagaacatattaaatttgggggagcaaatgagttaaataaaaaaaatattcatactgTATTGCAATTGCAATAATTATCTACCATGTTTCTGCAAATAATAGCCACAAGTGTTTATTTAATACCAGGGCTATTTTATGGTTAATGTGTTGATTGAGCATAGGCTTTTATTTGTATGAAATTGAATTATAACTGGATTAGGTATGGGCCAATTACCAGTTTGACACtttatcgtcattttaaaaaaatcaagatttcAATAAAAGACCATTCTGGCTGTCACCGGTAATGAGCTGCTCTTCTCTGTTTCTCAGCAGaacataatttatatatatttttttccccatcatttttattcattctgCCATCTAACAGTAGAACATTACACAATATGCTCATCACAATACTCAACAAACATACTGATAGGCGTCAGctcagtgatgggacactgcaTTATTAAgaagaatgttaacatttatttcttaatttaaacttaacatggtacacGTTTCTTCTGTACTAAATATTCTTATATAGTCAATTAAGTAAAAGTGATTATGTTCAATGAGgagaaatgctgtttttatttacccaaataataattatttatggATTTTAAAAAGGTCAATTAAGAACTGCAATGTGTCATACggcaatatttttgctcacggtTTCATACCATCAGAATCTAATATCAGTCTGTGCCTAAATTGCATATTGTTAGATTGTTTTAtttggtagcaatggtagattATACATATATTAACGTAACTCATGAAGGctgctatttgaggaaatatggtATATTTCTCTATTAAGTGCAAATGTCCAGAAATGATtgattaaaatgtttgtttttgtttttcctccttcTCCAGAGCAACCCAGGCAGCCCATACAACTTGGCTTACAAGTACAACTTCAACTACGCCGTGGTCTTCAACATCGTACTGTGGCTGATGATCGCGCTGGCGCTTGCAGTGATTGCCGTCGGTTACAACCTTTGGAACATGGACCCGGGCTATGACAGCATTATCTACAGGATGACCAACCAGAAAATCAGAATGGACTAAGAACCTGACCCTCAAAGTCTCCATCCATCCCCTTGGTTCCCGCTTGTGATTGTTTTGTGCTTTGTTTGTATGGTATTGAAGTAAACAGTGAGTCAGCAATTTGTTTACGACGCTGCTGTGGTAGTTGGAAATGAATATCAACATTACAACACATCATTCCTTATATCGCAGCTCACTAAGATTTTGTGAAGTATGGTCCTGTTTTGAAAGAATGTACATTTgttgtgaaaatgttttaagttaaatgtgtatatattgaAAATGAAACTGTGTGACAAACTACTGTACTCATTATGAAAAGATTGTGTAGAAATGTGTCTTTTGCTTGGAATAACTTGGCCATTAGTTGTAAGCATGGTGCAAGAATAaggaaataaactaaaattgcaaaatgatgaataaataaattatggaTCAGTGGATTACACAATGGTCAACACGTCTGATATTGGCAAAACAACTTTTAATGCAGTGTTTTTGATATATTGACTTAGCAATCCTCTCAATATTTGTGGGATGCCGATCTATCTAAAAGGAAAGGACGGGTTAGGAATGACCGCTCGCCACACTGGCTCGCCATTTGTGGGCTTTTCCTGGCTCACGGTTGTCACGTGATTACGTTGCGTCACTCTGAGCCAATTGAAACGTAACTGGCACCTCTAAGCCCCGCCTTTGCCTTTCGGCGTACTTTATTGGTCGGGAGATTTTACGACACTTCCGGTAGTGCTTTTGTTTACTCGTACAGCGTACAGCGGAGGCAACTAAAACACAGAGGCTGAAAGTATGGTCTGACTGATTATAAAAGGtaaatttgagttgtttttacTTAACCATTAAGTGTATTTAATTTAGTCTAATATTTAAGGACGTTGCGTTGTAAACAATCCAGGCAGCGTCTACATCTTGAACATTCATAGTTGTTTTTAGCACTCAAGACGTGTTTGAcagtttattttatgttttccatTAATGTTGCCCAAGGCTAATTCCAGTGTTATGTAAGAAGTTATTACATAATTTCTTAAAGTGAAACTAAATCTTGTGACTTAAAGGTCAAGTTCAAGAACATGTGTTCGCAATATCTGAAATATCATACTACTACGACTAATAAGAGTGTTTGGCATGGCAGCGAGCATCTACGCAGTCAGGAAGATCCGGGCGGCCATTGCTAGGAGAGAGCAACTGGAAGAGCCCATTGTGACGCCATGTAGTGCTATCGGTAAGCTGAGCAAGGCAATGACGTCGTAATAAATCGTTTACCTGAGGGCAGGGGTCGCCAACCTTTTGAAAGTGAGGGCTACTTCTTTGCTACTGATTGGTGCATGGGCCTACTAATTTGTTACACACTTCTTAAGTAACATGTTTGCTCAAATTTTCATGAATATTTGTTTAATATgctgtttattattgtttattaatgttttttttgcaattatagtaaacaaaaatatgcagcacTATATTCATAAATCTCTActagtttttgaatttttaattcAACACTTCTAAAACATTcatagaaaatcacaatgtcctatcactggtgagctatttttagaacagccccgcaggctactcatgtggtcctCGCAGGCGGGCGCCAGGTTGGTGGTCCCCCTTCCCGAAACCATGATAttgaacaatatttgtttttaggtaattttttcTGTGAAACGTCCCACAGACACAAAATGGGTGCTTCCATGCATGCATTGTTTGAGTCAAATAGTTCACTTTCTTCTGTTCTACTCAGCTGAAAAGAGAGCGGCGCAAGCGCCACCAGAGGCCATAATGACGTCTGAAAACGGTGACATCATCAGCGGGGAAGGGGCTTCTGAGACGTCTTTGACTGTACAGAAATATGGCTCTTGATGTTAAAACACGAATCACACTGGTCATTCATAAATAGCCAATATATAATTAGCTTTTCTTTTGTACAACAAAAAATACTAGCAACAATGTAATACTAATATCTCATATtgttaatttaatattatgtaATGACCACACTGTGCTCTTGTTAAAACATTTGTGCTGTAAAGTGTTGATAATGTCTATTGCAGCGTGTGAAGACTTAACTCACAAACCTCTCCAAAGAGGCTGATCAGGTCTGATGTGCAGtgcaataataatataaataaacatgtGAAACTATGCTACCTTGTATATGCATTCTTTGCTGGATGTACAATGTATATAGCACAGCTGTAATTTTactcaactttattaatagCGAAGTGAAGAGaagccaggataggggttatgttctccctcttacgggcaccagttaggagacgagtagcagcattttggacaagctggaaacgcttgagggaggactggctgattccaaggtaaagtgcattacagtaatccagacgagatgtaacaaaggcatggattatcGTTTCCAAGTGCTGCTGAGATTGAAGATACTTTACCTTAGCTAGctgcctaagatgaaaaaagctggatttgacaacagcagcaatttgccggtccagtttaaacTCACTGTCCATCTTAACACCCAAGTTTGAGACTGTTGGCTTAAAATGCCGGAGGACCCAAGTCAGCAAGATGAGGTGGGCCACTGGaaccaaagaccataacttgtgttttcttctcattgaagttcaagaaatttaaagccccccaggctttgatttcctcCAGACAGGACCAAAgtggcctcaatgagaaagcgtcctTTTTACTAAGTGGGACATAGCAATCATGTCATCCACATAGCAATGAAAAGAAATGCAATGTTTTCTGaggatggagcccaagggcagCAAGTACAGTGAGAACCGGAGGGACCCCAAAATAGAACCTTGTGTAACACCATATGGCAGTGAGGGACTCGGAACATCCAAGGCTAACACCCTAACATATTTttcatcttattttattttttttgccctgcaatttggcgccccatCCACTTGGCAATCACCTAGCTCGTCTTTGCCCAGGGCTGGCCCTGCTTCCAAGTCATGGCCAAAGAAACTTGGTGTGGGGACATTATTGTGTAAATTAAGAGAACATCAAAGTCTGACATTAACCATAATTACCCGCTCACATATTTTGGAATTTGGCAGCAAATAAAAGAttgacgtactttttttttttttttccccccacacttGCCAACTAtttgcaggacacaagaaggcCAGTCACACTCAAATTCACGGCCATGGACAATTTAACAAATATTTATCAGAAGAAGCAACATCCAATTTTAGATTTTTCAATTAATAACACATTGAAAATTGTATGCTTTTACCTGTGCCTATCATACAAACCAGGAaaattgttagtttttttttttttttttcatttctttacatttaaatccttacaa
The Festucalex cinctus isolate MCC-2025b chromosome 11, RoL_Fcin_1.0, whole genome shotgun sequence DNA segment above includes these coding regions:
- the LOC144030961 gene encoding renin receptor-like, which gives rise to MSPTGWSRMRALSFVVSVLVFLCTTDVHGDELTVLQAPEFVSFQKGHWPISGEKIPDLVALTMGFSVQEDLSWPGLQAGPLFQRPRANVLIVVRGADGLALPQGVASYPLENPVPFTLDSVAETVHSLFAEDTPVVLQLAPSEERLYMLGKANAVFEDLPVTLQQIRGRLSQDGSVLATLPLNSLSRNAEADLLFLSEIQVLHDITALLQRHRHLAKDHSPDLYSLELSGLEELSRVYGQDSPQYRDAIAILSSVLQKFGEDVYGLYGNSAVVEVVTVKNFEAPVTRKSRSILESKQISNPGSPYNLAYKYNFNYAVVFNIVLWLMIALALAVIAVGYNLWNMDPGYDSIIYRMTNQKIRMD